The following proteins are encoded in a genomic region of Phycisphaera sp.:
- a CDS encoding bifunctional nuclease family protein, whose protein sequence is MTVRMELSRILIRELTDYQVIELREVADNGTPEEDLRTFPIVIGLPEAQAIERRLSGVPVKRPQTHDLLANIMDGLSASLESVAITDLAESTFYAVLSIRDGDGEVVEVDARPSDAIALGIGLSVPIYVAEHVLAQATSDNPLESQFEDDDDEDEGYDEGEGPPF, encoded by the coding sequence ATGACGGTACGGATGGAATTGTCGCGCATCCTGATCCGCGAGTTGACCGATTACCAGGTTATCGAGCTGCGGGAGGTGGCCGACAACGGCACGCCCGAGGAAGACCTGCGGACCTTCCCCATCGTCATCGGGCTGCCCGAGGCCCAGGCCATCGAGCGGCGGTTGAGTGGCGTGCCCGTGAAGCGGCCGCAGACGCACGACCTGCTGGCCAACATCATGGACGGGCTGAGCGCCTCGCTCGAGTCGGTCGCGATCACGGATCTGGCCGAGTCGACGTTCTACGCGGTGCTGAGCATCCGCGATGGCGACGGCGAGGTCGTCGAGGTCGACGCCCGGCCCAGCGACGCGATCGCGCTCGGGATCGGGCTGAGCGTGCCGATCTACGTGGCCGAGCATGTGCTGGCACAAGCGACCAGCGACAACCCGCTGGAGAGCCAGTTCGAGGACGACGACGACGAGGACGAGGGCTATGACGAGGGAGAGGGGCCGCCCTTCTGA
- a CDS encoding HAD-IA family hydrolase has protein sequence MPGIEKPEAVRVVCLDWGGVLLRICNGWEEACVAAGLPLPEVPVSAEIRARRRALAEAYQLGNLSCEAYYPAVAELSPGYSALDIERLHDAWLLHEYDGAVALAEELAGHARVTSALLSNTNVRHWTRREQFTAAGMLEHQLASHEHRLAKPDTGFYRALEAAVGATGEQIVFFDDLETNVRAARSLGWQAVRVDPASDTVAQVRGALGDVLKKYKKGTPRLRLGLG, from the coding sequence ATGCCGGGCATCGAGAAGCCCGAGGCGGTGCGCGTGGTGTGCCTCGATTGGGGTGGCGTGCTGCTGCGGATCTGCAACGGGTGGGAAGAGGCGTGCGTGGCGGCGGGGTTGCCGTTGCCCGAGGTGCCCGTGAGCGCCGAGATCCGAGCGCGGCGGCGAGCACTGGCCGAGGCGTACCAGCTTGGGAATCTGTCGTGCGAGGCGTACTACCCGGCGGTGGCGGAATTGTCGCCGGGGTACAGCGCCTTGGACATCGAGCGGTTGCACGATGCCTGGTTGTTGCATGAGTACGACGGGGCGGTGGCATTGGCCGAGGAATTGGCGGGGCACGCGCGCGTCACCAGCGCTCTGCTGAGCAACACCAATGTGAGGCACTGGACGCGGCGTGAGCAATTCACAGCGGCGGGCATGCTCGAACACCAGCTCGCCAGCCACGAGCATCGGCTGGCCAAGCCCGACACTGGGTTCTATCGGGCGCTCGAGGCGGCGGTGGGCGCGACCGGCGAGCAGATCGTGTTCTTCGATGACCTGGAAACGAACGTGCGTGCGGCGCGGTCGCTGGGGTGGCAGGCGGTGCGGGTTGATCCGGCGAGTGACACGGTGGCGCAGGTGCGTGGGGCGCTCGGGGATGTGTTGAAAAAGTACAAAAAAGGAACCCCGCGCTTGCGCTTGGGGCTCGGATGA
- the truD gene encoding tRNA pseudouridine(13) synthase TruD: MPPEPPPVATTNSIPERAYRSEGVPGIGGVLKQREDDFLVDELPLYQPSGQGEHLMLFVEKRGLSSSYMVGLLARHFGVRDGDIGYAGLKDKLAITRQHVTVHVPGKTPEDFPSLQDERVSILWADLHDRKMRRGHLAGNGFSIRVRQVNPQGVLQAHRVLGILEAKGMANRVGEQRFGQWGTNHLIGRALVRGEAQEACDLLLGPTPHAHIDDARVAYAEGDFAEALHATPLSAQGERRVLDALVQGQSPKRAIQRLGRTETGFMVSALQSAMFNAVLHERMRAGTLDTLMEGDVAVVHGSTRTTFVVSAEEAGSPEMAERLAKIEVSPTGPMWGPSMRWARGETAEAEKAVLERFGITLEDLERFAKKNRGAMDGDRRPLRVPLRYPQVEGGADAHGTYVRCGFELPKGSYATEAMAEVMKPDRVPAT; this comes from the coding sequence ATGCCGCCCGAACCGCCGCCAGTAGCGACCACCAATTCCATCCCCGAGCGAGCGTACCGCAGCGAGGGCGTGCCGGGCATCGGCGGTGTGCTCAAGCAGCGCGAGGACGATTTTCTCGTAGACGAGTTGCCGCTCTACCAACCCAGTGGCCAGGGCGAGCACCTGATGCTGTTCGTCGAGAAGCGGGGGCTGTCGTCGTCGTACATGGTCGGCCTGCTCGCTCGGCACTTCGGCGTGCGCGACGGCGACATCGGGTACGCGGGGCTCAAGGACAAGCTGGCCATCACGCGGCAGCACGTGACCGTGCACGTGCCGGGCAAGACGCCCGAGGACTTCCCGAGCTTGCAGGACGAGCGCGTGAGCATCCTGTGGGCCGACCTGCACGATCGCAAGATGCGGCGCGGGCACCTGGCGGGCAACGGGTTTTCCATCCGCGTGCGGCAGGTGAACCCTCAGGGGGTGCTGCAGGCGCACCGCGTGCTGGGCATCCTGGAAGCTAAGGGCATGGCCAACCGGGTTGGCGAGCAGCGTTTCGGGCAGTGGGGCACGAACCACCTGATCGGGCGGGCGTTGGTGCGGGGAGAGGCCCAAGAAGCCTGTGACCTGCTGCTGGGCCCGACGCCCCATGCCCACATCGACGATGCGCGGGTCGCGTACGCCGAGGGCGATTTTGCCGAGGCGCTGCATGCGACGCCGCTGTCGGCCCAGGGCGAGCGGCGCGTGCTCGACGCGCTGGTGCAGGGGCAGAGCCCGAAGCGGGCCATCCAGAGGCTCGGGCGCACCGAGACCGGCTTTATGGTGAGCGCACTCCAAAGCGCGATGTTCAATGCCGTGCTGCACGAGCGCATGCGGGCCGGCACGCTCGACACGCTGATGGAAGGTGACGTGGCGGTGGTACACGGCTCGACACGCACGACCTTCGTGGTGAGCGCCGAGGAGGCTGGGTCTCCTGAGATGGCCGAGCGGCTGGCCAAGATCGAGGTGAGCCCGACCGGGCCGATGTGGGGGCCGTCGATGCGATGGGCGAGGGGCGAAACGGCCGAGGCCGAGAAGGCCGTGCTCGAGCGTTTCGGCATCACGCTCGAAGACCTCGAACGCTTCGCCAAGAAGAACCGCGGCGCTATGGACGGCGACCGCCGGCCGCTGCGCGTGCCGCTGCGGTATCCGCAGGTCGAGGGCGGGGCCGATGCGCACGGCACCTACGTGCGGTGCGGGTTCGAGTTGCCCAAGGGCAGCTACGCCACCGAGGCGATGGCCGAGGTGATGAAGCCCGACCGGGTGCCGGCGACGTGA